From Pseudonocardia autotrophica, one genomic window encodes:
- a CDS encoding alpha/beta fold hydrolase: MTGTAAAHSQGEPGHVRTRDGRTVFVQRTAGPPGVPTVVLEAGMGATRSSWAAVQGAIAGRAPVVVYDRSGLGRSAPDPGPRILHRLAMDLNDVLDHVGADRYVLAGHSWGGPIVRVATAGRTERVAGLVLVDPTDEGCELYFGRALAVQERITAALLPVLARTGLLRWSTAPMRRGLPADAAADLRTEWLSPAGVAGHLAEAASTVHDLRGLQADPPDTGTVPVTVISGAETSGLGRRSRAALNAAHAGRAGLGPERRHVLALRSGHLVPLTEPDLVAGEILRLVESGRQ, encoded by the coding sequence ATGACCGGGACGGCGGCCGCACACTCCCAGGGCGAGCCGGGGCACGTCCGGACCCGGGACGGCCGGACAGTGTTCGTGCAGCGCACCGCGGGGCCGCCGGGGGTGCCGACGGTCGTGCTCGAAGCCGGGATGGGTGCCACCCGGTCGTCCTGGGCGGCGGTGCAGGGCGCGATCGCCGGCCGCGCGCCCGTCGTCGTCTACGACCGGTCCGGGCTGGGCCGCAGCGCACCCGATCCGGGCCCGCGCATCCTGCACCGGCTCGCGATGGACCTGAACGACGTCCTCGACCACGTCGGCGCCGACCGGTACGTGCTCGCCGGGCACAGCTGGGGCGGGCCGATCGTGCGGGTCGCCACCGCCGGCCGTACGGAGCGGGTGGCCGGCCTGGTCCTGGTCGACCCGACCGACGAGGGCTGCGAACTGTACTTCGGCCGGGCACTCGCCGTGCAGGAGCGCATCACGGCCGCGCTGCTGCCGGTACTCGCCCGGACCGGGCTGCTCCGCTGGTCGACGGCACCGATGCGGCGCGGGCTGCCCGCCGATGCGGCGGCGGACCTTCGCACCGAGTGGCTCTCCCCCGCCGGCGTCGCCGGGCACCTCGCCGAGGCCGCGTCCACGGTGCACGATCTGCGTGGACTGCAGGCCGATCCGCCGGACACCGGAACCGTCCCGGTCACCGTGATCTCCGGGGCCGAGACGTCCGGGTTGGGCCGCCGGAGCCGCGCCGCGCTCAACGCCGCGCACGCCGGCCGGGCCGGGCTCGGGCCGGAGCGCCGCCACGTCCTCGCGCTGCGGTCCGGGCATCTCGTCCCGCTGACCGAGCCGGACCTGGTCGCCGGTGAGATCCTGCGGCTCGTCGAGTCGGGACGGCAGTGA
- a CDS encoding APC family permease → MGNEQTFVKALGRADVLAVGFGAMIGFGWVVLAGEWVSGAGTAGAALAFVLGGSVMAVVGLTYAELVSAMPKAGGEHHYVLRALGSRWAFVASWAMVLGYLSVVAFEAVALPETALYLFPDLNAGLLWTIAGYDVYATWVLVGVAGAVLITWLNYIGIRPAAVAQTIAVAFLVGVAIVMATGTVVGGSAATAEPWFTGGLAGMLGVLVAVPFLFVGFDVIPQSAEEIDLPERHIGRLLVVSVLMAIAFYVVIVVGTGFALGDDALENSQLAAADAMAGLWGHQSFGTLLVLGGIAGILTSWNAFLIGASRLVYAMAASGMLPRWFAYVHPRFRTPTHAILFIGGLSVLAPLFGDNMLTWLVNAGGLTITMGFTMVAITFLVLRSREPGLVRPFRVRGGPVIGTTAAVASLVLLSLYLPGMPAALGVPEWTIVGTWWLAGLYFLTRFPEIGPGPDAERRLIAATGR, encoded by the coding sequence ATGGGGAACGAGCAGACGTTCGTGAAGGCACTGGGCCGGGCGGACGTGCTCGCCGTCGGCTTCGGGGCGATGATCGGGTTCGGCTGGGTGGTGCTGGCCGGCGAGTGGGTGTCCGGTGCCGGGACCGCCGGCGCCGCACTGGCTTTCGTGCTCGGCGGGTCGGTGATGGCCGTCGTCGGGCTCACCTACGCCGAGCTGGTGTCGGCGATGCCGAAGGCCGGTGGTGAGCACCACTACGTGCTGCGGGCGCTCGGCTCGCGATGGGCGTTCGTCGCGTCCTGGGCGATGGTGCTCGGGTATCTGTCGGTCGTCGCGTTCGAGGCGGTCGCGCTGCCCGAGACGGCGCTCTACCTGTTCCCCGATCTCAACGCGGGCCTGCTCTGGACGATCGCGGGCTACGACGTCTACGCCACCTGGGTACTGGTCGGGGTCGCCGGCGCCGTCCTCATCACCTGGCTGAACTACATCGGGATCCGCCCGGCCGCCGTGGCCCAGACGATCGCGGTCGCGTTCCTGGTCGGCGTCGCGATCGTGATGGCGACCGGCACGGTCGTCGGCGGCAGCGCCGCGACGGCGGAGCCGTGGTTCACCGGTGGGCTCGCCGGGATGCTCGGTGTGCTGGTCGCGGTGCCGTTCCTGTTCGTCGGCTTCGACGTCATCCCGCAGTCCGCCGAGGAGATCGACCTGCCCGAACGACACATCGGGCGACTGCTGGTGGTGTCGGTGCTGATGGCGATCGCGTTCTACGTGGTGATCGTGGTGGGGACCGGGTTCGCACTCGGCGACGACGCGCTGGAGAACTCCCAGCTCGCCGCGGCCGATGCGATGGCCGGTCTGTGGGGGCATCAGTCGTTCGGCACGCTGCTCGTGCTCGGTGGCATCGCCGGCATCCTGACCAGCTGGAACGCCTTCCTCATCGGGGCGAGCAGGCTGGTCTACGCGATGGCGGCGTCCGGCATGCTGCCGCGCTGGTTCGCCTACGTGCACCCGCGGTTCCGGACCCCGACGCACGCGATCCTGTTCATCGGCGGCCTGTCGGTGCTCGCGCCGCTGTTTGGCGACAACATGCTCACCTGGCTGGTGAACGCCGGCGGCCTCACGATCACGATGGGCTTCACGATGGTCGCGATCACCTTCCTGGTGCTGCGCAGCCGCGAGCCCGGGTTGGTGCGCCCGTTCCGGGTGCGCGGTGGACCGGTGATCGGGACGACCGCCGCCGTCGCGAGCCTGGTGCTGCTGTCGCTGTACCTGCCGGGCATGCCCGCCGCGCTGGGCGTCCCGGAGTGGACGATCGTCGGCACCTGGTGGCTCGCCGGCCTCTACTTCCTGACCCGCTTCCCGGAGATCGGCCCGGGCCCCGACGCGGAGCGCCGCCTCATCGCCGCCACCGGCCGCTGA
- a CDS encoding 2-phosphosulfolactate phosphatase, whose product MSGVHTQDGYRIRFDWGPVGAVASASDVLVVVDVLSFTTTLSVAADRGVPVVPCRWRDERATVLAREHRATLAVPRSAAGPGEVSLSPGTVRAAAGLARLVLPSPNGSAIAAAARVPVLGVSLRNRTAAAARIRTLLDAGRRITVVAAGERWPDGTLRPAVEDLWGAGALIAALPDDGRSPEAHAAAAAAGPVLADPAGMLHGCASGRELTAIGFGDDVDVAAELDAGTAVPVLEDGVFVPTAAAVPAAEG is encoded by the coding sequence ATGTCCGGCGTGCACACCCAGGACGGGTACCGCATCCGCTTCGACTGGGGCCCGGTCGGCGCCGTCGCGAGCGCGAGCGACGTGCTGGTCGTCGTCGACGTCCTCAGTTTCACCACGACGCTGTCGGTCGCGGCCGACCGCGGTGTCCCGGTGGTGCCCTGCCGGTGGCGGGACGAGCGCGCGACGGTGCTCGCGCGCGAGCACCGGGCGACCCTGGCCGTCCCGCGTTCGGCCGCCGGACCGGGCGAGGTCAGCCTGTCCCCCGGCACCGTCCGGGCCGCGGCCGGCCTGGCGCGGCTGGTGCTGCCCTCCCCCAACGGCTCGGCGATCGCGGCCGCGGCACGGGTGCCGGTGCTCGGGGTGTCGCTGCGGAACCGGACGGCCGCCGCGGCCCGGATCCGCACCCTGCTGGACGCGGGCCGGCGGATCACGGTGGTCGCCGCGGGCGAACGGTGGCCGGACGGGACACTGCGTCCCGCCGTCGAGGACCTGTGGGGCGCCGGGGCGCTGATCGCGGCCCTGCCCGACGACGGTCGCTCACCCGAGGCGCACGCCGCGGCCGCCGCGGCCGGTCCGGTGCTCGCCGACCCGGCCGGGATGCTGCACGGCTGCGCGAGCGGCCGGGAGCTGACCGCGATCGGGTTCGGCGACGACGTCGACGTGGCCGCCGAGCTGGACGCCGGGACCGCGGTGCCGGTGCTGGAGGACGGGGTGTTCGTCCCGACGGCGGCCGCGGTACCTGCGGCGGAGGGATAA
- a CDS encoding IS110 family RNA-guided transposase has translation MPMLAETVELVIGVDTHTDTHTAAVVVAATGARVQTLTVAADPHGYDELLATAERHGGLRAFAVEGAGGYGAGLTRHLTEAGEVVVELDRPQRPARRGGRRSDPLDAERAARDALSRAQLARPKTGAERAALQSLLTARRSAVEAASTAQRQLRAQVITAPEAVRARFRGHRSTRAQISIAAGLRPANSTGDVEVLTTLRVLRDLARRIRALEAEAAEYEKTIRRVVASWRPDLLELTGVGPINAATVLTAWSHPGRCRDEAAFAMLAGAAPIPASSGRTVRYRLNRSGDRQLNRALHSIVLSRQRYDQATRDYTQRRHTEGKTDREIRRCLKRYTARQLFRQLETDPLRGLDEP, from the coding sequence ATGCCCATGCTGGCAGAGACCGTCGAACTCGTCATCGGGGTCGACACCCACACCGACACTCACACCGCCGCGGTCGTGGTCGCCGCGACCGGTGCGCGGGTGCAGACCCTGACCGTGGCCGCGGACCCGCACGGCTACGACGAGCTGCTGGCCACCGCCGAGCGACACGGTGGGCTGCGCGCGTTCGCCGTGGAGGGCGCCGGCGGCTACGGCGCGGGCCTGACCCGCCACCTCACCGAGGCCGGGGAGGTAGTCGTCGAACTCGACCGACCGCAGCGCCCGGCACGGCGCGGGGGCCGCCGCTCGGACCCTCTCGACGCCGAACGCGCCGCCCGCGATGCCCTGTCGCGGGCCCAGCTGGCCCGGCCCAAGACCGGGGCCGAGCGGGCTGCGCTGCAGTCGCTGCTGACCGCGCGTCGTTCAGCGGTCGAGGCGGCCAGCACCGCCCAGCGCCAGCTCCGCGCGCAGGTCATCACCGCCCCGGAAGCGGTCCGTGCTCGCTTCCGCGGACACCGCAGCACTCGCGCGCAGATCAGCATCGCGGCTGGCCTGCGCCCAGCCAACAGCACCGGCGACGTCGAGGTGCTCACCACGCTCAGGGTGCTGCGCGACCTCGCCCGGCGGATCCGCGCCCTGGAGGCCGAGGCCGCCGAGTACGAGAAGACGATCCGACGCGTGGTGGCGTCATGGCGGCCGGATCTACTCGAGTTGACCGGGGTCGGGCCGATCAACGCTGCGACCGTGCTCACCGCCTGGTCCCACCCCGGCCGCTGCCGCGACGAGGCCGCCTTCGCCATGCTCGCCGGAGCCGCCCCGATCCCGGCCAGCTCCGGGCGCACCGTCCGCTACCGGCTCAACCGTTCCGGCGACCGCCAGCTCAACCGAGCCCTGCACAGCATCGTGCTCTCACGACAACGCTACGACCAGGCCACCCGCGACTACACCCAACGGCGCCACACCGAAGGCAAGACCGACCGGGAGATCCGCCGCTGCCTCAAGCGCTACACCGCACGACAGCTGTTCCGCCAGCTCGAAACCGACCCCCTTCGCGGCCTTGACGAACCATAG
- a CDS encoding histone-like nucleoid-structuring protein Lsr2 gives MAKVETTRFVDDITGGDADETLDFGLDGIRFEIDLGAANARRLREELAPYLAVARPAGTPGARRARNGVTSAPRPDGDGEPEAREHNRAVRAWAREHGYTVSERGRIPSGVVEAYRRGAQAAPSRATSSQAASPQAAPSRATSSQAASSRPGPSQPEPDRPAVSDRPAVSDRTAGSDRTAGADRTAATGSSGIDGPFSPAQAAPFGSSPEPASAGSQENGAATDGRSSTAPAVEFSG, from the coding sequence GTGGCGAAGGTCGAGACGACCCGGTTCGTCGACGACATCACGGGCGGCGACGCGGACGAGACCCTCGACTTCGGGCTCGACGGGATCCGTTTCGAGATCGACCTGGGTGCCGCCAACGCCCGCCGGCTCCGCGAGGAACTGGCGCCCTATCTCGCAGTCGCCCGTCCGGCAGGCACCCCCGGCGCACGTCGTGCGCGGAACGGGGTGACCTCGGCACCGCGACCCGACGGGGACGGCGAGCCGGAGGCGCGCGAGCACAACCGCGCGGTCCGGGCCTGGGCCCGGGAGCACGGTTACACGGTGTCGGAGCGCGGCCGGATCCCGTCCGGGGTCGTCGAGGCCTATCGCCGTGGCGCGCAGGCTGCGCCGTCCCGGGCGACGTCATCGCAGGCAGCGTCACCGCAGGCAGCGCCGTCCCGGGCCACGTCGTCGCAGGCTGCGTCATCGCGGCCCGGGCCGTCGCAGCCCGAGCCGGATCGCCCTGCCGTGTCCGACCGCCCGGCTGTATCCGACCGGACGGCGGGTTCCGACCGCACGGCAGGGGCCGACCGCACGGCGGCGACCGGATCGTCCGGGATCGATGGGCCGTTCTCCCCCGCGCAGGCCGCACCGTTCGGCTCCTCGCCGGAACCGGCGTCCGCCGGGTCGCAGGAGAACGGCGCGGCCACTGACGGGCGGTCCAGCACGGCGCCCGCGGTCGAGTTCAGCGGCTGA
- a CDS encoding GNAT family N-acetyltransferase: MHIAVDDLTGPAILEFLGGHLADMRTQGPPESTHALDADALRDPAVTVWAVRDDTGELIGCGALKELAPDDAEIKSMRTAPWATGRGIAGTLLQHMIGEARGRGYRTLHLETGSTAYFAPARRLYLRHGFVACPPFADYPDDPNSVHLRLDLPG, encoded by the coding sequence GTGCACATCGCGGTCGACGACCTCACCGGCCCGGCGATCCTGGAGTTCCTCGGCGGCCATCTCGCCGACATGCGAACGCAGGGACCGCCGGAAAGCACCCACGCGCTCGACGCGGACGCGTTGCGCGATCCCGCCGTCACCGTCTGGGCCGTGCGCGATGACACCGGGGAGCTCATCGGGTGCGGGGCGTTGAAGGAACTCGCCCCGGACGACGCCGAGATCAAGTCGATGCGCACCGCGCCGTGGGCGACCGGTCGAGGGATCGCCGGCACCCTGTTGCAGCACATGATCGGCGAGGCGCGCGGCCGCGGGTACCGCACGCTGCACCTGGAGACCGGCTCGACGGCGTACTTCGCGCCCGCCAGGCGGCTGTACCTGCGGCACGGCTTCGTGGCCTGCCCGCCGTTCGCGGACTACCCGGACGACCCGAACAGCGTCCACCTTCGTCTGGATCTGCCCGGGTGA
- a CDS encoding antibiotic biosynthesis monooxygenase yields the protein MAVDTPTGVLSPGTTPADASTTPVTVSFTRRADPAHTTEMIAWIRSGLLMAEAFPGFLGGGWVRPRSGSDEWHMLARFDSPDSLAGWEASPERRWWLGSAQGLAEMTRAERRTGIEGWFDTRSGSRRSARRRSPRHAGSRPPRSGWRSSR from the coding sequence ATGGCCGTTGACACCCCCACCGGCGTCCTGTCGCCCGGCACCACCCCCGCCGACGCGAGCACCACCCCGGTCACCGTCTCCTTCACCCGCCGCGCCGATCCGGCGCACACCACCGAGATGATCGCCTGGATCCGCTCCGGCCTGCTGATGGCCGAGGCCTTCCCCGGCTTCCTCGGCGGAGGCTGGGTCCGCCCCCGCAGCGGCTCCGACGAATGGCACATGCTCGCCCGCTTCGACTCCCCGGACTCGCTGGCCGGCTGGGAGGCCAGCCCGGAACGCCGCTGGTGGCTCGGCTCCGCGCAGGGCCTCGCCGAGATGACCCGCGCCGAGCGCCGCACCGGGATCGAGGGCTGGTTCGACACCCGGAGCGGATCGAGGCGGTCGGCCCGGCGCAGGTCACCCCGCCACGCTGGAAGCAGGCCACCACGATCTGGCTGGCGTTCTTCCCGCTGA
- a CDS encoding arabinosyltransferase domain-containing protein: MLTSEASVAEREPGVSARDRLRLRWAGGLGLLAFVLAVAVPFLPVVQHENTIVWPSPTTGTTDVNAPLVALRPESMSITVPAEAIRSLDARSPGPVTVVSTVPPESPEGARSGMGLSVSDGRLLLVNRGQELASAPLRDGPTQVRITSDARSSTVDLGSGAQTFEGDLRPQSVGIYSDLDADLDPLADTAVRISPDTRFDTSPSVWKTAATAVASVALIGSLLALAGVDRRLGRRPHRAGREAVGGLAGRWPPRLRRWWSRARPRPVDLVVTAVLFVWMAIGGQTSDDGFTLGIVRDVPGSGYVGNYYRWYDAAEAPFGWFYDLYALWVQVSDSLLWLRLPSVLMGITAWWLVSRGMLPRLGRQARRSHAATWAAAAVFLAFWMAYNSGLRPEPVVVVCSLLALVCVERAVALQRLLPLALGLFAASMAVGANPAGLIAVAPFLAAVRPLWRLLSSRVRAFGPVPVLAPLLAVGTAILMIAWADQSWAAVIESTRIRSDIGPNWPWYTEIENRYAPLFAGTADGSIARRFPILLVMLCTLACVAVLIRRSRIPGAALGPAQRLIGSTIISFLIFAMTPTKWTHHFGDLVGLGAGMVALAAIATGSDALRSLRNRLAFLSAAFLVAALSAAGPNTWWYTNNWGVPWADEQLMLGGFEVSTVLLFAALLLAAGAGVEHLRGIREERHPDQLAGLERAVGRLPLVGRWWRARDWRRDASAALRATRRLRLTSAPLALLCGMLVTFNLWSMAAAMQNQAGSWSMGADALTHPFGGSCGLASQVYAERRPADGVLPPAAEPTGMAPPANPDLLPTVAPPPPPGEVTATPAPLPPGVVPANSPDTELLNPTSGGSGFRRDAVPPTGGGTGVSGFEYVLSGGLGSDAAPAFGSFDPSGQNTGTLRTPWAELTEEQRAGTTPLVVTAAGRLGGGNRLTVQYATRLDDGRVRVVEQTTLDDGRGEEMPWRELRFDLPEPARSATEVRMVVQDNSVGADGWLAVAPLRAPQLAPLSTVVADQPMFLEYPVSLASPCLRPFGNSGGIAELPAYRLQADGSRMRSDGEGWSSPQAGGPLGWITVIGKQNELPTYLEGDPARDWGKVQSIQPYRPNAVGPTLERTDQLRAGTYSSGPLPAPPPGIPSPSR; encoded by the coding sequence GTGCTCACCTCGGAAGCGTCGGTCGCGGAGCGGGAGCCGGGCGTCAGCGCACGCGACCGGCTACGCCTGCGCTGGGCGGGCGGGCTCGGCCTGCTCGCCTTCGTGCTGGCCGTCGCCGTGCCGTTCCTCCCGGTGGTCCAGCACGAGAACACGATCGTCTGGCCGTCGCCGACGACCGGCACCACCGACGTCAACGCCCCGCTGGTGGCGCTGCGGCCCGAGTCGATGTCGATCACCGTCCCGGCGGAGGCGATCCGCAGCCTGGACGCGCGCAGCCCCGGCCCGGTGACCGTGGTGTCCACGGTGCCGCCCGAGTCGCCGGAGGGCGCCCGCTCCGGGATGGGGCTCTCGGTGTCCGACGGCAGGCTGCTGCTGGTCAACCGGGGCCAGGAGCTGGCGTCCGCTCCACTGCGTGACGGCCCCACCCAGGTACGGATCACCTCCGACGCCCGCTCCAGCACCGTCGATCTCGGCTCCGGCGCGCAGACCTTCGAGGGCGACCTGCGCCCGCAGTCGGTCGGCATCTACTCCGACCTGGACGCCGATCTCGATCCGCTCGCCGACACCGCCGTCCGGATCAGCCCGGACACCCGCTTCGACACCAGCCCGTCGGTCTGGAAGACGGCGGCGACCGCCGTGGCGAGCGTCGCGCTGATCGGCTCGCTGCTCGCGCTCGCCGGGGTGGACCGCCGGCTCGGACGCCGTCCGCACCGCGCCGGGCGGGAGGCCGTAGGGGGGCTGGCCGGGCGCTGGCCGCCGCGGCTGCGCCGATGGTGGTCGCGGGCACGGCCGCGGCCGGTCGATCTCGTCGTCACCGCGGTGTTGTTCGTCTGGATGGCGATCGGCGGCCAGACCTCCGACGACGGCTTCACCCTCGGCATCGTCCGGGACGTCCCCGGCTCGGGCTACGTCGGCAACTACTACCGCTGGTACGACGCGGCCGAGGCCCCCTTCGGCTGGTTCTACGACCTCTACGCGCTCTGGGTGCAGGTCTCGGACTCGCTGCTGTGGCTGCGGCTGCCGTCGGTGCTGATGGGGATCACCGCGTGGTGGCTCGTGTCGCGCGGCATGCTCCCGCGCCTGGGCAGGCAGGCCCGCCGCTCGCACGCGGCCACCTGGGCCGCCGCCGCGGTGTTCCTGGCGTTCTGGATGGCCTACAACTCGGGGCTGCGCCCGGAACCGGTCGTGGTCGTGTGCTCGCTGCTCGCGCTGGTGTGCGTCGAGCGGGCGGTCGCGCTGCAGCGGCTGCTGCCGCTGGCACTCGGCCTGTTCGCCGCGTCGATGGCGGTCGGGGCGAACCCGGCCGGGCTGATCGCGGTCGCGCCGTTCCTGGCCGCGGTCCGGCCGCTGTGGCGGCTGCTCAGCAGCCGGGTCAGGGCGTTCGGCCCGGTGCCGGTGCTGGCGCCGCTGCTCGCCGTGGGCACCGCGATCCTGATGATCGCGTGGGCCGACCAGAGCTGGGCCGCGGTCATCGAGTCCACCCGGATCCGCTCCGACATCGGCCCGAACTGGCCGTGGTACACCGAGATCGAGAACCGCTACGCGCCGCTGTTCGCCGGGACCGCGGACGGCTCGATCGCCCGTCGCTTCCCGATCCTGCTGGTCATGCTGTGCACGCTGGCCTGTGTCGCCGTGCTGATCCGCCGCTCCCGGATCCCGGGGGCCGCGCTCGGCCCCGCGCAGCGGCTGATCGGCAGCACGATCATCTCGTTCCTGATCTTCGCCATGACCCCGACGAAGTGGACCCACCACTTCGGTGACCTGGTCGGTCTCGGCGCCGGGATGGTCGCGCTCGCCGCGATCGCGACCGGGTCCGATGCGCTGCGCTCGCTGCGCAACCGGCTCGCGTTCCTCTCGGCGGCGTTCCTGGTGGCCGCATTGAGCGCCGCCGGGCCGAACACCTGGTGGTACACCAACAACTGGGGTGTCCCGTGGGCCGACGAGCAGCTGATGCTCGGCGGGTTCGAGGTGTCCACGGTGCTGCTGTTCGCCGCGTTGCTGCTGGCCGCCGGGGCAGGTGTCGAGCACCTGCGCGGCATCCGCGAGGAGCGCCATCCCGACCAGCTGGCAGGGCTGGAACGAGCGGTCGGCAGGCTGCCGCTGGTCGGCCGCTGGTGGCGGGCCCGGGACTGGCGCCGGGACGCCTCGGCGGCACTGCGGGCCACCCGACGGCTGCGGCTCACCTCGGCGCCGCTGGCGCTGCTCTGCGGCATGCTCGTGACGTTCAACCTGTGGTCGATGGCGGCCGCGATGCAGAACCAGGCCGGCTCCTGGTCGATGGGCGCCGACGCGCTGACCCACCCGTTCGGCGGCTCCTGTGGGCTGGCCAGCCAGGTCTATGCCGAGCGCAGGCCGGCCGACGGCGTGCTGCCGCCCGCCGCGGAACCGACCGGGATGGCCCCGCCCGCGAATCCCGACCTGCTCCCGACCGTCGCCCCGCCGCCCCCGCCCGGCGAGGTGACCGCGACCCCGGCACCGCTGCCACCCGGCGTCGTACCGGCCAACAGCCCGGACACCGAGCTGCTCAACCCGACCAGCGGCGGATCCGGCTTCCGCCGGGACGCGGTCCCGCCGACCGGCGGCGGCACCGGCGTCTCCGGATTCGAGTACGTGCTGTCCGGCGGTCTGGGCAGCGACGCGGCCCCGGCGTTCGGCAGCTTCGACCCGTCCGGCCAGAACACCGGCACCCTGCGCACACCGTGGGCCGAGCTGACCGAGGAGCAGCGGGCCGGTACGACACCGCTGGTGGTGACGGCGGCGGGCCGGCTCGGCGGCGGGAACCGGCTGACCGTGCAGTACGCGACCCGGCTCGACGACGGCCGGGTCCGCGTCGTGGAGCAGACCACACTGGACGACGGCCGTGGCGAGGAGATGCCGTGGCGGGAGTTGCGGTTCGACCTGCCCGAGCCGGCCCGCAGCGCGACCGAGGTGCGGATGGTCGTGCAGGACAACTCGGTCGGCGCCGACGGCTGGCTGGCCGTCGCGCCGCTGCGCGCCCCGCAGCTGGCGCCGCTGTCGACCGTCGTCGCGGACCAGCCGATGTTCCTGGAGTACCCGGTGTCGCTGGCCAGCCCCTGCCTGCGCCCGTTCGGGAACTCCGGCGGGATCGCCGAGCTCCCGGCGTACCGCCTGCAGGCCGACGGCAGCCGGATGCGGTCCGACGGCGAGGGCTGGTCCAGCCCGCAGGCCGGTGGCCCGCTCGGCTGGATCACCGTGATCGGCAAGCAGAACGAGCTGCCGACCTACCTGGAGGGCGATCCCGCCCGGGACTGGGGCAAGGTGCAGTCGATCCAGCCCTACCGGCCCAACGCGGTCGGCCCGACGCTGGAGCGCACCGACCAGCTGCGTGCCGGGACCTACAGCTCCGGTCCGCTGCCCGCGCCGCCGCCGGGTATCCCGTCCCCGAGCCGCTGA
- a CDS encoding ISL3-like element ISPfr2 family transposase, whose protein sequence is MSDATPPAGFGRPDLTAFARLDGLGLSVTGQRLEPDRAVLACRVVEPDQSCRRCGSEGAARDTVIRRLAHEPLGWRPTVLEVVVRRYRCADCGHVWRQDTSAAAEPRAKLSRTGLRWALEGIVVAHLTVARVAEGLGVAWDTANNAVLAEGNRLLINDPTRFEGVKVIGVDEHVWRHTRRGDKYVTVIIDLTPVRDGAGPARLLDMVEGRSKAAFKTWLADRDDAFRDAVEVVAMDGFTGFKTAAAEEIPDAVTVMDPFHVVRLAGDALDRCRRRVQLAIHGHRGFRDDPLYKSRRTLHTGADLLTDKQSDRLRALFVDDAHVEVEATWGVYQRMIAAYRHEDRQRGRELMEKLITDLSAGVPKVLTELTTLGRTLKKRAADVLAYFERPGTSNGPTEALNGRLEHLRGSALGFRNLTNYIARSLLETGGFRPQLLHPRLG, encoded by the coding sequence GTGTCCGACGCTACCCCGCCGGCCGGCTTCGGCCGCCCTGACCTGACCGCCTTCGCTCGACTCGACGGCCTCGGTCTGAGCGTGACCGGGCAACGACTTGAACCGGATCGTGCGGTCCTCGCGTGCCGCGTGGTGGAACCAGATCAGTCTTGCCGACGGTGCGGCAGCGAAGGCGCTGCTCGTGACACCGTGATCCGGCGGTTGGCCCACGAGCCGCTGGGCTGGCGACCGACCGTGCTGGAAGTTGTAGTGCGCCGCTACCGCTGTGCCGACTGCGGACACGTGTGGCGCCAAGACACCAGCGCCGCGGCGGAGCCACGCGCGAAGCTCTCGCGCACCGGGTTGCGGTGGGCGCTGGAAGGGATCGTGGTCGCACACCTCACCGTCGCCCGTGTCGCCGAGGGACTCGGGGTCGCGTGGGACACCGCCAACAACGCGGTCCTGGCCGAAGGCAATCGGCTGCTGATCAACGACCCCACGCGGTTCGAGGGCGTGAAGGTCATTGGCGTCGATGAGCACGTCTGGCGCCACACCAGGCGTGGCGACAAGTACGTCACCGTGATCATCGACCTCACCCCGGTCCGCGATGGCGCCGGCCCAGCAAGGCTGCTGGACATGGTCGAGGGCCGGTCGAAGGCGGCGTTCAAGACCTGGCTCGCCGACCGCGACGACGCCTTCCGTGACGCGGTCGAGGTGGTCGCGATGGACGGCTTCACCGGGTTCAAGACCGCCGCTGCGGAGGAGATCCCGGACGCGGTCACGGTGATGGATCCCTTCCACGTCGTGCGCCTGGCCGGTGACGCCCTCGACAGGTGCCGGCGCCGGGTCCAACTCGCGATCCACGGGCACCGTGGGTTCAGGGACGACCCGCTCTACAAGTCGCGGCGCACGCTGCACACCGGCGCGGACCTGCTCACCGACAAGCAGAGCGACAGGCTACGCGCGCTGTTCGTTGATGACGCTCACGTCGAGGTCGAGGCGACCTGGGGTGTCTACCAGCGCATGATCGCCGCCTATCGCCACGAGGACCGGCAACGTGGCCGCGAGCTCATGGAGAAGCTGATCACCGACCTCAGCGCCGGCGTCCCCAAGGTGCTCACCGAGCTCACCACCCTGGGCCGGACCCTGAAGAAGCGAGCCGCCGACGTGCTCGCCTACTTCGAACGACCCGGCACCAGCAACGGGCCGACCGAGGCGCTCAACGGACGGCTCGAACACCTGCGCGGCTCCGCACTCGGGTTCCGCAACCTGACCAACTACATCGCCCGAAGCCTGCTCGAGACCGGCGGCTTCAGACCCCAACTCCTACACCCCCGATTGGGATGA